GGAGAAGGGCCGCGAGATAAATTGCTATCACAAGGCGCGCAAATGCTCAGTGATGCAGAGCTACTAGCTGTGATTCTGCGTAGCGGTCTGGTTGGGCAAAATGCGATAGATGTGTCACGCAACATGCTTAATCACTTTGGCGGCTTAAGAAAGCTATTCTCGGCGTCTCAGCCACAAGTATGTGAAATTGCTGGGGTTGGGCCGGTAAAATATGCTCAGTTGCAAGCTACAGCAGAGATTGCTAGGCGGATTGCCAAAGAAAGTTTGCAAAAAGGGCAAATTTTGACAAATCCTGATTTAACTCGGGACTATTTAATGAGACAATTAGCAGACCGATCCTATGAAGTGTTCGCTTTATTATTGTTGGATAGCCAACATAGAGTCATTCAATTTGTAGAACTATTCCGTGGCACCATAAACTGCGCGTCGGTATATCCTCGCGATATAGTTGCGCTTGTGCTGGAAAAAAACGCAGCAGCTGTGATTGTGTGCCATAACCACCCGTCAGGCATTGCAGAGCCTAGTGAAGCTGATCGGCGAATAACTAGGCGGATAAAAAATGCATTGGAAACTATCGATGTTTCTCTACTAGATCATATGGTTGTAGGGGATCTACAGGTAGTCTCGTTCGCTGAGCGTGGATGGATTTAATAAAGATTGCTTGATCTTACACGACATATCGTGTATAAAATGCGCCCTCTTTGTGCCTCGGGCGACGGCCATACGAGGTACATTAATGCTCGAGCGTTAAAAAATTGTTTTGGAGAAGATTGACATGTCAAGAGTATGCCAAGTAACTGGCAAGAAGCCAATGGTTGGTAACAACCGTTCGCACGCTAAAAACGCGACTCGTCGTCGTTTTTTACCTAACCTACAAAACCACCGTTTTTGGTTAGAAGAAGAAAAGCGTTTTGTTCAACTACGCGTTTCTACTAAAGGTATTCGTATCATCGACAAGAAAGGCATTGAAGTTGTAGTTAAAGAACTTCGTGCACGTGGCGAAAAGGTATAATAGAAAATGGCTAAATCTAAAGGTAACCGCGAGAAGATCAAGTTAGTATCTAGCGCTAACACTGGTCATTTCTACACGACTGAAAAGAACAAGCGTAACATGCCAGAAAAAATGGAAATCAAGAAATTTGATCCAGT
This DNA window, taken from Shewanella maritima, encodes the following:
- the radC gene encoding RadC family protein, which produces MTIKQWPDGEGPRDKLLSQGAQMLSDAELLAVILRSGLVGQNAIDVSRNMLNHFGGLRKLFSASQPQVCEIAGVGPVKYAQLQATAEIARRIAKESLQKGQILTNPDLTRDYLMRQLADRSYEVFALLLLDSQHRVIQFVELFRGTINCASVYPRDIVALVLEKNAAAVIVCHNHPSGIAEPSEADRRITRRIKNALETIDVSLLDHMVVGDLQVVSFAERGWI
- the rpmB gene encoding 50S ribosomal protein L28, with product MSRVCQVTGKKPMVGNNRSHAKNATRRRFLPNLQNHRFWLEEEKRFVQLRVSTKGIRIIDKKGIEVVVKELRARGEKV
- the rpmG gene encoding 50S ribosomal protein L33; the protein is MAKSKGNREKIKLVSSANTGHFYTTEKNKRNMPEKMEIKKFDPVVRKHVMYKEAKIK